A stretch of the Streptomyces sp. NBC_00078 genome encodes the following:
- a CDS encoding helix-turn-helix domain-containing protein — translation MRYPDGGGLTAEQRKRREEVRMRAADLFQEGVKVSCIARELRVSEKSIYQWRRVWQSGSRAAGPRCAPWARPATTAVSARPCRPGLPAGWTRGRPRTAGRMTRYGQPPGCAR, via the coding sequence ATGCGGTATCCAGATGGGGGCGGGCTGACCGCCGAGCAACGCAAGCGCCGTGAAGAGGTACGGATGCGGGCCGCTGACCTCTTCCAGGAAGGTGTGAAAGTCTCGTGCATCGCCCGGGAGTTACGGGTGAGTGAGAAGTCGATCTACCAGTGGCGCCGTGTCTGGCAGTCGGGCAGTCGGGCGGCCGGGCCACGCTGCGCTCCGTGGGCCCGTCCGGCTACGACTGCCGTCTCGGCGCGCCCCTGCAGGCCAGGCTTGCCGGCTGGCTGGACGAGGGGCCGACCGCGCACGGCTGGGCGGATGAC
- a CDS encoding response regulator transcription factor has product MTAATRRLLIADDHPVVRAGVRALLEGAPDLEVIAEAGSGEEAVRLALALAPDVVLMDLRFAGMRSGIDGIEAVRRLAAQAPGLPVVMLTSYSGRADVVRALTAGARGYVLKAGPPEDLFRAVRSAAEGGLGLAAGVVGDLVGQVVSPAPELTGRERQVVRLMADGHSNRSIADALYLSEATVKTHLVRIYRKLGVDNRAAAVSEAVRRGLLEFT; this is encoded by the coding sequence GTGACGGCCGCGACGCGGCGCCTGCTGATCGCCGACGACCATCCGGTCGTACGGGCCGGGGTGCGGGCCCTGCTGGAGGGGGCGCCGGACCTTGAAGTGATCGCGGAGGCCGGAAGTGGCGAGGAAGCCGTCCGCCTGGCGCTCGCACTGGCACCCGATGTCGTGCTGATGGACCTGCGCTTCGCGGGCATGCGCTCCGGCATCGACGGGATCGAGGCGGTCCGCCGGCTCGCCGCCCAGGCTCCGGGCCTGCCCGTGGTGATGCTCACCAGCTATTCGGGGCGAGCCGACGTCGTGCGCGCGCTGACGGCCGGCGCACGCGGCTACGTCCTCAAGGCCGGACCGCCCGAGGACCTCTTCCGGGCCGTGCGCAGCGCCGCCGAGGGCGGCCTGGGACTCGCGGCGGGGGTGGTCGGCGACCTCGTCGGGCAGGTCGTCAGTCCGGCACCGGAGCTGACGGGGCGGGAGCGACAGGTCGTCCGGTTGATGGCCGACGGGCACAGCAACCGCTCCATCGCGGACGCCCTGTATCTGAGCGAGGCGACCGTCAAGACACACCTGGTGCGCATCTACCGCAAACTCGGCGTCGACAACAGGGCGGCGGCGGTCTCCGAGGCGGTCCGCCGGGGGCTGCTGGAATTCACCTAG
- a CDS encoding sensor histidine kinase, translating into MTDPGLVHASAPASRRRFDPRQLPHLLFFLVVGAALVRLVRLNIPLCWDIVTVSGLLAMTYAAGLALWARLGRLVRRTWIAALLLLWAILVLLTPPPLTGAYIWCAVPLACVVLDTLGRRATGVALSAVTGLLVGQLTRTAGGFDLEMVLIPVAAVWGTVALYRAQQRNVTERQRLVEELRSTRDVLADERHRHGTLEERARIARDLHDTLAQELSGNLMLLQAADQEWEERPHMARTRVRAVAEGLDAGLAETRRIIQDLTPPTVAEAGLEGSLQLLCARAQQPGGAGRVRFRSVGTPALGPDERSATTLFRVAQSTLANVREHAQATHVSVTLRHLTDRVELDVCDNGVGFDTARIGGSVRSGRGFGLPSARARLRQDGGDLEVDSAPGQGTRIRATVPARSLRPGTQAPVSAAAAQ; encoded by the coding sequence GTGACCGACCCCGGCCTCGTCCACGCTTCCGCGCCGGCCAGCCGCAGACGGTTCGACCCGAGGCAGCTGCCGCACCTGCTGTTCTTCCTCGTCGTCGGTGCCGCGCTGGTCCGCCTCGTCCGGCTGAACATCCCGTTGTGCTGGGACATCGTGACCGTCAGCGGGCTGCTCGCCATGACGTATGCCGCCGGGCTGGCACTGTGGGCGAGGCTGGGCAGGCTCGTCCGGCGCACCTGGATCGCTGCCCTCCTCCTGCTGTGGGCGATCCTCGTCCTCCTGACTCCGCCGCCCCTGACCGGCGCCTACATCTGGTGCGCCGTGCCCTTGGCCTGCGTGGTCCTGGACACCCTCGGCCGCCGTGCCACCGGCGTGGCACTGAGCGCCGTCACCGGCCTGCTCGTCGGTCAACTCACCCGGACCGCAGGCGGGTTCGACCTCGAGATGGTACTGATCCCGGTGGCGGCCGTCTGGGGAACCGTGGCGCTGTACCGGGCCCAGCAACGGAACGTCACGGAACGCCAGCGGCTGGTCGAGGAACTGCGCAGCACCCGCGACGTACTGGCGGACGAACGGCACCGCCACGGCACGCTCGAGGAACGCGCGCGCATCGCCCGTGACCTGCACGACACCCTCGCCCAGGAACTGTCCGGCAACCTCATGCTGCTGCAGGCGGCCGACCAGGAGTGGGAGGAACGGCCCCACATGGCCCGGACGCGGGTCCGCGCGGTCGCCGAAGGCCTGGACGCGGGGCTCGCCGAGACCCGGAGGATCATCCAGGACCTCACCCCGCCCACGGTCGCCGAGGCCGGGCTGGAGGGGTCTTTGCAGCTGCTGTGCGCCCGGGCTCAGCAGCCGGGTGGCGCCGGGCGGGTGCGGTTCCGCTCGGTGGGCACCCCGGCCCTCGGCCCGGACGAACGGAGCGCCACCACCTTGTTCCGCGTGGCGCAGAGCACGCTGGCGAACGTCCGCGAACACGCGCAGGCCACCCACGTGTCAGTGACACTGCGCCATCTCACGGACCGGGTCGAACTGGACGTGTGCGACAACGGAGTCGGCTTCGACACCGCCCGCATCGGCGGATCGGTCCGGTCGGGCCGGGGCTTCGGCCTGCCCTCGGCCCGGGCCCGGCTACGCCAGGACGGGGGCGATCTGGAAGTCGACAGCGCCCCGGGGCAGGGCACGCGGATCCGGGCCACCGTCCCCGCCCGCTCGTTGCGGCCGGGAACGCAGGCGCCTGTCTCCGCGGCGGCGGCGCAGTGA
- a CDS encoding ABC transporter substrate-binding protein: protein MPSFPSRRRVLTAGAGVALGAGAFGASALPASASPALSGRSAGREETRSLDELYQAALAEGGKLVVYAGGDTPTQQDGTKAAFKDRFPDIDLTLIVDYSKYHDVRVDNQFATDTLVPDVVQFQTVQDFDRWKQQDRLLPYKPAGFSKVYDKFKDPQGAWVATGAIAFSLVYSTTAVGSGVRLTPRDLVDPKWKGKIASSYPHDDDAVLYLYTLYAQKYGWEWVARLAAQDVQFARGSNSPGDAVFGGQKPIGIGTAGSAVPSTSSPVKFVIDPRHPFMAWGQRTAILKRARNSTAAKLFLNWQLSTEHQQQSFNGWSVRTDVTPPAGLKQMWEYPNAHVDGFPRFMADRAEVERWRQTFALYFGEVKGDPTPGWLGLHPGA from the coding sequence ATGCCCAGTTTCCCCAGCAGACGACGTGTCCTCACCGCCGGTGCCGGCGTCGCCCTCGGTGCCGGCGCCTTCGGTGCCTCGGCGCTCCCGGCCTCGGCCTCTCCCGCACTGTCGGGGCGCTCGGCCGGGCGCGAGGAGACCAGGTCGCTCGACGAGCTCTACCAGGCCGCCCTCGCGGAGGGCGGGAAGCTCGTCGTCTACGCCGGCGGTGACACGCCGACGCAGCAGGACGGCACCAAGGCCGCCTTCAAGGACCGCTTCCCGGACATCGACCTGACGCTGATCGTCGACTACAGCAAGTACCACGACGTGCGCGTCGACAACCAGTTCGCCACCGACACCCTCGTGCCGGACGTCGTGCAGTTCCAGACCGTCCAGGACTTCGACCGCTGGAAGCAGCAGGACCGCCTGCTGCCCTACAAGCCCGCCGGGTTCTCGAAGGTCTACGACAAGTTCAAGGACCCGCAGGGCGCGTGGGTGGCCACGGGAGCGATCGCCTTCAGCCTCGTGTACAGCACGACGGCGGTCGGCTCGGGCGTGCGGCTCACGCCGCGCGACCTGGTCGACCCGAAATGGAAGGGCAAGATCGCCTCGTCCTACCCGCACGACGACGACGCCGTCCTCTACCTCTACACGCTGTACGCCCAGAAGTACGGCTGGGAGTGGGTGGCCAGGCTTGCCGCGCAGGACGTGCAGTTCGCGCGGGGCAGCAACTCCCCCGGCGACGCCGTCTTCGGCGGGCAGAAGCCGATCGGTATCGGCACCGCCGGCTCGGCGGTCCCGTCGACGTCCTCCCCGGTGAAGTTCGTCATCGACCCGCGACACCCGTTCATGGCCTGGGGCCAGCGCACCGCGATCCTCAAGCGGGCCAGGAACTCCACGGCCGCCAAGCTCTTCCTCAACTGGCAGCTGTCCACCGAGCACCAGCAGCAGTCCTTCAACGGCTGGTCCGTGCGCACCGACGTCACTCCCCCGGCCGGCCTGAAGCAGATGTGGGAGTACCCCAACGCCCATGTGGACGGCTTCCCCCGCTTCATGGCCGACCGCGCCGAGGTGGAGCGCTGGAGGCAGACCTTCGCCCTGTACTTCGGCGAGGTCAAGGGCGACCCCACGCCGGGCTGGCTCGGACTGCACCCGGGGGCCTAA
- a CDS encoding alpha-L-fucosidase, with translation MTSAPLSRRSLFKAAALAGGTVAFGLPQALWPTAAEAYSVPSKMDWWYQARFGMFIHFGSYSYLGHGEWAFSSESWSKANYQTQVSAHFNPTAFNAATIAQLAADAGMKYLVITAKHHEGFAMWDSNVPSFTDTTGTKLYNLHDYAGVQGDLLAALKTECEARGVKFGLYYSILDWNHPSQTIRSGGVTTMASQAARTGYIADMKAQLQELLDRYDPALLWFDGDWFGEPSSPTLQDWWLRSDGVDLYNWLISRKPGLVVNERVKRDLGLGDYAVAEFGVPNAPLDRQWEKCDTMNGAWGYNAGKENSYRPVRDFVQELVTCVSRDGNFLLNIGPKGDGSVTAGSVTILRGLASWMATYGDSVHGATASPFTTDPTWGRATKKDGKLFAHVFTWPTGGVLQIPAITNTISRVYLMNNPSASLAYTVSGGQISVAVPATAPDANDSVVCVEVSGVPTAAGGARVTVFQDVSYSSASAVLTLGSYTSSQLSAAGVGSATISSLRVPQGYRVTGYSGDNFTGTAWTFTADNPDLRVTGNNDAIVSLKVTFNPASYFRLINVTDGLALDSGGNVASGSNLKQWTPVDSPNLQWQAVDLGDGYYRLVNRANGMVADGWGSTSNGAPAQQAAWNGGPHQQWKITDRGNGQYSIANRTTGLVLDGGGQVPSGSVTKQWTWVTSNNLLWTFQPTS, from the coding sequence ATGACCTCCGCTCCCCTCAGCAGGCGCTCCCTCTTCAAGGCCGCCGCCCTCGCCGGCGGCACCGTGGCCTTCGGACTGCCGCAGGCCCTGTGGCCCACCGCCGCCGAGGCGTACTCGGTCCCCTCGAAGATGGACTGGTGGTACCAGGCCCGGTTCGGGATGTTCATCCACTTCGGGTCCTACTCCTACCTCGGCCACGGCGAGTGGGCCTTCAGCTCCGAGAGCTGGTCCAAGGCCAACTACCAGACCCAGGTGTCCGCGCACTTCAACCCCACCGCGTTCAACGCGGCAACCATCGCCCAACTGGCGGCGGACGCCGGCATGAAGTACCTGGTCATCACTGCCAAACACCATGAAGGCTTCGCCATGTGGGACTCCAACGTCCCCAGCTTCACCGACACCACCGGCACCAAGCTGTACAACCTGCACGACTACGCCGGTGTCCAGGGTGATCTGCTGGCGGCGCTCAAGACCGAGTGCGAGGCACGAGGCGTCAAGTTCGGCCTCTACTACTCGATCCTGGACTGGAACCACCCCTCCCAGACCATCCGAAGCGGCGGTGTCACCACGATGGCATCGCAGGCCGCCCGCACGGGTTATATCGCGGACATGAAAGCCCAACTGCAGGAGCTGCTGGACCGCTACGACCCGGCGCTCCTGTGGTTCGACGGCGACTGGTTCGGCGAACCCTCCAGCCCCACCCTCCAGGACTGGTGGCTCCGGTCGGACGGTGTCGACCTCTACAACTGGTTGATCTCCCGCAAGCCCGGACTCGTCGTCAACGAACGGGTCAAGCGGGACCTCGGTCTGGGCGACTACGCGGTCGCGGAGTTCGGTGTCCCCAACGCGCCGCTGGACCGCCAGTGGGAGAAATGCGACACCATGAACGGCGCCTGGGGTTACAACGCGGGCAAGGAGAACTCCTACCGCCCCGTCAGGGATTTCGTTCAGGAGCTCGTCACCTGCGTCTCGCGGGACGGCAACTTCCTGCTGAACATCGGCCCCAAGGGCGACGGCTCGGTCACCGCCGGATCCGTGACCATCCTGCGCGGCCTGGCCTCCTGGATGGCGACGTACGGCGACAGCGTGCACGGAGCCACGGCAAGCCCCTTCACCACCGACCCCACCTGGGGGAGGGCCACCAAGAAGGACGGCAAGCTGTTCGCCCACGTCTTCACCTGGCCCACGGGCGGCGTGCTGCAGATCCCGGCGATCACCAACACGATCAGCCGCGTCTACCTGATGAACAACCCCTCGGCCTCGCTCGCCTACACCGTCAGCGGCGGCCAGATCAGCGTCGCCGTGCCGGCTACCGCCCCGGATGCCAATGACTCCGTGGTCTGCGTCGAGGTCAGCGGCGTCCCCACGGCCGCCGGCGGAGCCCGGGTGACCGTGTTCCAGGACGTGAGTTACTCCTCGGCGAGCGCCGTCCTGACGCTGGGCAGCTACACCTCCTCCCAGCTGTCGGCCGCGGGGGTGGGGTCCGCGACCATCTCCTCGCTGAGGGTGCCCCAGGGCTACCGGGTGACGGGCTACTCCGGCGACAACTTCACCGGCACGGCCTGGACGTTCACCGCGGACAATCCCGACCTGCGGGTGACCGGCAACAACGACGCCATCGTCTCGCTGAAGGTCACCTTCAATCCGGCCTCGTACTTCCGTCTGATCAACGTCACGGACGGTCTGGCCCTGGACAGTGGCGGCAACGTCGCCAGCGGCTCGAACCTCAAGCAGTGGACGCCGGTCGACAGCCCCAACCTCCAGTGGCAGGCCGTGGACCTCGGCGACGGCTACTACAGGTTGGTCAACCGCGCCAACGGCATGGTCGCCGACGGCTGGGGCTCGACCAGCAACGGCGCTCCCGCCCAGCAAGCGGCCTGGAACGGCGGCCCCCACCAGCAGTGGAAGATAACCGACCGCGGCAACGGCCAGTACTCGATCGCCAACCGCACCACCGGACTCGTCCTCGACGGCGGCGGACAGGTCCCCTCCGGGTCCGTGACCAAGCAGTGGACCTGGGTCACCAGCAACAACCTGCTGTGGACCTTCCAGCCCACCTCCTGA
- a CDS encoding GDSL-type esterase/lipase family protein: protein MHTSRRLSARLAATASATCLAAVGLALVPAGDASAAGAPQGGHVYSLTAANSGKNAAVQGDSLADGATVVQKTASGGPGQLWEAVDHGDGTFSLVNINSGKCMDVQNGSVTAGSPIIQWPCTGASNQNWTFSGSEIVSARSGLCLDVSDGSAAEDHRIIQWTCKTTANANQQWSLTERPRSGTWGPAMTSGGQSFNAQTLRMVVHNNTSGAGLRIRLSNLRSTTALSVGAVTVAVQSSGATAVAGTTHTVTFGRSATPAIPAGQELTSDVIPMSVVAEQNLLVSVYLPGTTGASTYHYDAHQTSYLSAAGTGNHAAEEAATNFTATTNHWFYVAGLDVVSPTAKGTVVAIGDSITDGSSATDNANRRWPDYLARRLQAESGGQRLGVADAGIGGNRVVHDSPSTQQGIAAVTRFSHDVLTQPGVKDVILLEGINDINSTAFPTTADEIIAGYRTIIDQAHTAGVRIIGGTILPASQTADKAASRAQVNDWIRTSGAFDAVIDFDAALRDPANPAQLLPAYDGGDHVHPNSAGMQAMANTVNLALLTS, encoded by the coding sequence ATGCACACCTCCCGAAGACTCTCCGCCAGACTCGCGGCCACGGCATCCGCCACCTGTCTGGCCGCTGTCGGACTCGCCCTCGTCCCGGCGGGAGACGCCTCGGCGGCGGGCGCGCCGCAGGGCGGCCACGTCTACTCCCTGACGGCGGCCAACAGCGGCAAGAACGCCGCCGTGCAGGGGGACTCCCTGGCCGACGGCGCGACGGTCGTGCAGAAGACCGCCTCCGGGGGCCCCGGCCAGTTGTGGGAGGCGGTCGACCACGGCGACGGCACCTTCTCGCTGGTCAACATCAACAGCGGCAAGTGCATGGACGTGCAGAACGGCTCCGTGACCGCGGGAAGCCCGATCATCCAGTGGCCCTGCACCGGCGCCAGCAACCAGAACTGGACCTTCAGCGGTTCGGAGATCGTCTCCGCCCGCAGCGGCCTGTGCCTGGACGTCTCCGACGGCTCCGCCGCGGAGGACCACCGGATCATCCAGTGGACCTGCAAGACCACGGCCAACGCCAACCAGCAGTGGAGCCTGACCGAGCGCCCGCGCTCCGGCACCTGGGGCCCGGCCATGACCAGCGGCGGCCAGAGTTTCAACGCGCAGACCCTCCGGATGGTCGTCCACAACAACACCTCCGGCGCGGGGCTGCGCATCCGGCTGTCCAACCTGCGCAGCACGACCGCCCTCTCGGTCGGTGCCGTCACGGTGGCCGTCCAGTCCAGCGGCGCCACCGCGGTCGCGGGCACCACGCACACCGTCACCTTCGGCCGGTCGGCCACGCCGGCCATCCCCGCCGGGCAGGAACTGACCAGCGACGTCATCCCGATGTCGGTCGTCGCGGAGCAGAACCTGCTGGTGAGCGTCTATCTCCCGGGCACCACCGGCGCCTCGACCTACCACTACGACGCCCACCAGACCTCGTACCTGTCCGCCGCGGGCACCGGCAACCACGCCGCCGAGGAGGCCGCGACGAACTTCACCGCCACCACGAACCACTGGTTCTACGTCGCCGGACTCGACGTCGTGTCACCCACGGCCAAGGGAACCGTCGTGGCCATCGGCGACTCCATAACCGACGGCTCCAGCGCCACCGACAACGCCAACCGGCGCTGGCCCGACTACCTCGCCCGGCGGCTGCAGGCCGAGTCCGGCGGCCAGCGCCTCGGCGTGGCCGACGCGGGCATCGGCGGCAACCGCGTGGTCCACGACAGCCCGTCCACGCAGCAGGGCATCGCGGCCGTCACCCGGTTCTCCCACGACGTCCTGACCCAGCCGGGCGTGAAGGACGTCATCCTGCTGGAGGGCATCAACGACATCAACTCCACCGCCTTCCCCACCACCGCCGACGAGATCATCGCCGGCTACCGGACCATTATCGACCAGGCACACACGGCCGGTGTCCGAATCATCGGCGGGACGATCCTGCCGGCCTCGCAGACCGCCGACAAGGCCGCCAGCCGCGCCCAGGTCAACGACTGGATCCGCACCAGCGGCGCGTTCGATGCGGTGATCGACTTCGACGCGGCGCTCCGGGACCCGGCCAACCCGGCGCAGCTGCTCCCCGCCTACGACGGCGGCGACCATGTGCACCCCAACAGCGCGGGCATGCAGGCCATGGCCAACACGGTGAACCTCGCGCTGCTCACCTCCTGA
- a CDS encoding SGNH/GDSL hydrolase family protein, whose amino-acid sequence MTLVLSTPGLAAADEVTGAKDTTYYISLGDSLASGYQPDVDKDTDVAYTDQLFAQLKQRTPGLKHIRLGCTAETTESLINGGKCDYPHAKSQLDAALQAMAKNHGKVAYVTLSVGANDILLNCVSPAGTLDGACLNSKSQAMAKNLAQIAGTLRKAGTDNTQFVGSTYHNPFLGAWLQGAAGQQAAKESAPLVKAANTGIAQVYKSTGFKVADVAGAFSSDDFTTQVNVPGAGEVPANVAKICQLTWACTKKDPHPNADGHKVIAGAFAAVLAESDAPGEGASPTPSASGTPAPGKDTGANDPTTNGDLAETGASSSSPVLAGAGLAVVVAGTAAVYFARRRRTGEES is encoded by the coding sequence ATGACGCTCGTGCTGAGCACGCCCGGACTGGCCGCCGCAGACGAGGTGACCGGCGCCAAGGACACCACGTACTACATCTCGCTCGGTGACTCCCTGGCCTCCGGCTACCAGCCGGACGTCGACAAGGACACCGATGTCGCCTACACCGACCAGCTCTTCGCGCAGCTCAAGCAGCGCACCCCCGGGCTGAAGCACATACGCCTCGGCTGCACCGCTGAGACCACCGAATCCCTGATCAACGGCGGAAAGTGCGACTACCCGCACGCCAAGTCCCAACTGGACGCCGCCCTGCAGGCCATGGCCAAGAACCACGGCAAGGTCGCCTACGTCACCCTCAGCGTGGGCGCCAACGACATCCTCCTCAACTGCGTCAGCCCGGCCGGCACCCTCGACGGGGCATGCCTGAACAGCAAGAGCCAGGCCATGGCGAAGAACCTGGCCCAGATCGCGGGCACGCTCCGCAAGGCCGGCACGGACAACACGCAGTTCGTGGGCTCGACGTACCACAACCCGTTCCTGGGGGCCTGGCTGCAGGGCGCCGCGGGGCAGCAGGCCGCCAAGGAGTCGGCACCCCTGGTCAAGGCCGCCAACACGGGGATCGCCCAGGTGTACAAGTCCACCGGCTTCAAGGTGGCGGACGTGGCCGGGGCCTTCTCCTCGGACGACTTCACCACCCAGGTGAACGTGCCCGGCGCGGGCGAGGTGCCGGCGAACGTGGCCAAGATCTGTCAGCTGACCTGGGCGTGCACGAAGAAGGACCCCCACCCCAACGCCGACGGCCACAAGGTGATCGCGGGCGCCTTCGCGGCGGTGCTCGCCGAGAGCGACGCGCCCGGTGAGGGCGCGTCCCCGACGCCCAGCGCGTCGGGCACGCCCGCGCCCGGCAAGGACACGGGGGCGAACGACCCGACCACGAACGGAGATCTCGCCGAGACCGGCGCGTCGAGCAGTAGTCCCGTCCTCGCGGGTGCCGGTCTCGCGGTCGTGGTGGCCGGAACCGCCGCGGTCTACTTCGCGCGCAGACGCCGTACGGGTGAGGAGAGCTGA
- a CDS encoding electron transfer flavoprotein subunit beta/FixA family protein, whose protein sequence is MSMKILALVKYVPDATGDRRFTEEMTTDRDAVDGLLSELDEYAVEQALQISESHGDAEVIVVTMGPADAKDALRKALSMGADRAVHMDDEDLHGTDVFGTSSVLAELVQHVGFDLVVCGMASTDGGMGVVPALLAERLGVPQVTLLSEVAVDDGVVSGLRDGDTATERLQAELPAVVSVTDRSGEARYPSFKGIMAAKKKPVEYLDLDDLGIDAATVGLAGSWTAVDTATARPPRTAGSVVKDDGDGGTRLAEFLASQKFI, encoded by the coding sequence GTGAGCATGAAGATCCTCGCCCTCGTGAAGTACGTGCCGGATGCGACGGGTGACCGGCGGTTCACCGAGGAGATGACGACTGACCGGGACGCCGTGGACGGGCTTCTCTCGGAGCTCGACGAGTACGCGGTGGAACAGGCACTGCAGATCTCCGAGTCGCACGGGGACGCCGAGGTCATTGTTGTCACGATGGGGCCGGCCGACGCCAAGGACGCGTTGCGCAAAGCCCTTTCCATGGGGGCGGACAGGGCCGTCCACATGGACGACGAAGACCTTCACGGCACCGACGTTTTCGGTACCTCGTCCGTCCTGGCCGAGCTCGTCCAGCACGTCGGCTTCGACCTGGTCGTCTGCGGTATGGCCTCGACCGACGGCGGCATGGGCGTCGTCCCGGCGCTGCTTGCCGAGCGGCTGGGCGTCCCCCAGGTCACCCTGCTCTCGGAGGTGGCCGTCGATGACGGCGTCGTCAGCGGTCTGCGGGACGGCGACACCGCCACGGAGCGGCTCCAGGCGGAGTTGCCGGCGGTGGTGTCGGTGACCGACCGCTCGGGCGAGGCTCGTTACCCCTCTTTCAAGGGCATCATGGCCGCCAAGAAGAAGCCGGTGGAGTACCTCGACCTGGACGACCTCGGCATCGACGCCGCCACCGTGGGCCTGGCAGGCTCCTGGACGGCCGTCGACACCGCCACCGCCCGTCCGCCGCGGACCGCGGGGTCGGTCGTCAAGGACGACGGCGACGGAGGAACCCGCCTCGCGGAGTTTCTGGCGTCCCAGAAGTTCATCTGA
- a CDS encoding amidohydrolase family protein has translation MPDLPAAHGHPVVDIHAHYFPSALRPPTRVADDPRWPFLVIDEGGGAGRIMRGTEVFRRVKPALWDMQARLAELDAAGVGMQVISPVPVTLSMWAEGKDAAEFLRRQNDLFAEAVSASGGRLRGLGAVPLQDVDAAITEMLRVKQELRLDGVEIGTRIGDLELDAPVLRPFFAAAQEAGVPLFVHPTDVAHAVRRAEPMYSFGVGMLTDTALAATALVFGGVLEEFPELRVALAHGCGAFPWTYPRTAYGDALLRGGPDPERTAQLNRLVGSLWADALVFDPEHLRLVAERVGADHLMLGTDYPFLTAPLETALTTVTGAAEQNVLSESETARVLGRNALEFLGLWADAPQAGDDRARRNSA, from the coding sequence ATGCCTGATCTTCCGGCCGCTCACGGTCACCCGGTCGTCGATATCCACGCTCATTACTTCCCGTCCGCGCTGCGTCCGCCGACTCGGGTGGCTGACGATCCGCGTTGGCCGTTCCTGGTCATCGACGAGGGCGGCGGGGCGGGGCGGATCATGCGCGGCACCGAGGTCTTTCGGCGTGTGAAGCCCGCCCTGTGGGACATGCAGGCCCGGCTGGCCGAGCTGGATGCGGCAGGCGTCGGCATGCAGGTGATCTCGCCGGTGCCGGTGACCTTGTCGATGTGGGCGGAGGGCAAGGACGCCGCGGAGTTCCTGCGCCGGCAGAACGACCTGTTCGCCGAGGCCGTGTCCGCGTCGGGGGGCCGGCTGCGCGGTCTGGGTGCCGTACCTCTGCAGGATGTCGACGCGGCCATCACCGAAATGCTGCGCGTCAAGCAGGAGCTGCGGCTGGACGGAGTGGAGATCGGCACCCGCATCGGTGATCTGGAGCTGGATGCTCCGGTGCTCAGGCCGTTCTTCGCGGCGGCGCAGGAGGCGGGGGTGCCACTCTTCGTCCATCCTACGGACGTCGCGCACGCGGTACGCCGTGCGGAGCCGATGTACTCGTTCGGTGTCGGCATGCTGACGGACACCGCTCTGGCGGCTACCGCGCTGGTCTTCGGCGGGGTGCTGGAGGAGTTTCCGGAACTGCGGGTCGCCCTGGCACACGGCTGCGGCGCGTTCCCCTGGACGTATCCGCGTACGGCGTACGGGGACGCGCTCCTGCGGGGCGGCCCCGATCCCGAGCGCACCGCCCAACTCAACCGGCTGGTTGGCTCGTTGTGGGCGGACGCGTTGGTCTTCGACCCGGAGCATCTGCGACTGGTGGCCGAGCGTGTGGGTGCCGACCACCTGATGCTCGGCACCGATTATCCCTTCCTGACGGCACCGTTGGAGACCGCCCTGACCACCGTCACCGGGGCAGCCGAGCAGAACGTGCTCAGCGAGTCAGAGACGGCACGTGTCCTTGGCCGCAACGCCCTCGAATTCCTGGGTCTGTGGGCCGATGCACCGCAGGCCGGAGACGACCGAGCAAGGAGAAATAGCGCGTGA